In the genome of Raphanus sativus cultivar WK10039 chromosome 4, ASM80110v3, whole genome shotgun sequence, one region contains:
- the LOC130510862 gene encoding uncharacterized protein LOC130510862 isoform X2 codes for MASSYHGEPQEEEDTFEYHIQDDFDASILTPAQLVMLYELQKEYPGSAKTSLARRIRLELIKDRAELEGREVTKYEFNVAYDLKEVMDWAPPLQLEDL; via the coding sequence ATGGCTTCAAGTTACCATGgggagccacaagaagaggaagacacatttGAATATCACATTCAAGATGACTTTGATGCAAGTATACTCACACCAGCACAACTTGTGATGTTATATGAGCTTCAGAAGGAGTACCCAGGTTCGGCAAAGACATCCCTAGCACGAAGGATCCGGTTGGAGCTTATTAAGGATCGAGCAGAGCTTGAAGGAAGGGAGGTTACAAAGTATGAGTTTAATGTTGCCTATGACCTTAAAGAGGTAATGGATTGGGCTCCACCACTCCAGCTGGAAG